Proteins from a single region of Hermetia illucens chromosome 3, iHerIll2.2.curated.20191125, whole genome shotgun sequence:
- the LOC119652328 gene encoding uncharacterized protein LOC119652328: MVKNHALYYRIIPREIGQFTLTPNGVQDPYPGLAGWEGTSPLTNWLCAEFSGNRFISPYDGHHPAVISRNCSGQGSPRCNAAHLTSGYNRFKPPQGMCADFF, from the exons ATG GTGAAAAATCATGCATTATACTACCGCATAATTCCCCGGGAAATTGGACAATTTACCCTTACGCCTAATGGAGTTCAAGATCCCTATCCTGGTCTAGCAGGGTGGGAAGGGACCTCTCCGCTGACCAACTGGCTTTGTGCAGAATTTAGTGGTAACCGGTTTATTAGTCCCTATGATGGTCATCACCCTGCAGTAATAAGTCGCAACTGTTCTGGGCAGGGATCACCACGCTGTAATGCTGCTCATCTCACTAGTGGGTATAATAGGTTCAAACCCCCGCAAG GGATGTGTGCGGACTTCTTTTAG